The window GCGGCATGTTCCTATCGGGGAAAAAAGCGGCCGAACTGATCGTTGCGAATCTCGCTCAGAAAGAGGTTCAAAAACAGGTCCCTTAATCAAGGGACCTCTGATTAAGTAGTGCAGGATACTTCCTGCCGGGGGTTTTGGGGGTGTCCCGTAGGGGGCACGTTGCAACGTGCCCTTACAACTCTTCCCCCAAGGGTGGGGGACAGGGGATTGACCATGATTGGATCGGAGATTCATTAGATCGCCTTATTGCAAAAAACACCCGCATAGGCATACAATACATACAATGAGAATGCGGACAGTTGGAGCCATCCTTCTGATCGTGGTCGTGACAGCTACTTTCTCTATGGCCACCATCTCCTGTGGCTCCAACAACGCCTCCGCCAAAACTCCGGACCTTCAAGAGCTGGCCCTCTCCACCGATTCCTCATGGCAGCGTTACCCGGACATCAATGACACATCGGCCGTCTGGCAGAACCGTGATGAATATACCATCCTGGGTTATGACCTGCTCACATCGGCCAGTTTCGTCATTTGTTCCGGACCAGGTATGGCCACTGATCCGAATATCAGCGGCAGCATCGTGATCTGGGCTGACAAGCGCAACAGCAACTGGGATATCTACGGATTCGATATCGCCACCAGGACCGAGTTCCCCATTTGCACCAATCCGGCAGACCAGACGTCCCCGGCCATCGATGGCAACTTGGTGGTCTGGGTTGACAAGCGCAACAAGAGTCCGGATATCTATGGCTACGATTTGAATACCCGCAGCGAATTTGTTGTCTGCGATGACCGGGCTGATCAGGCTTCGCCCTCCATGAGCCGAAACATCATCGTCTGGGCAGATAATCGAGACAAGAACTGGGATATCTACGGATTCGACTATCTCGCCAAAAACGAATTCCAGATCACCAAAGACACCAAAGACCAGCTCGAACCGGCCATCAGCGGCAGCACTGTGGTATGGGTGGACCTGCGCGATAAGAAAGGCGATATCTACGGCTCCGATATGGAAACCAATGTGGAGTTCCCCGTTTGTACCAGCAAAGGAGACCAGCAAGAGCCAGCAGTAGATGGCAACACGGTCATCTGGAGAGATAAGCGCAACGGCAACTGGGATATCTATGCGTATGATCTGGCGGCCAAGTCAGAATTCCCTGTTTGCACCAACACAGCCGAACAGTGGCGTCCGGCCATCAGCCACGACACAGTGGTGTGGATGGACAAGCGTAACGGCAACTGGGATATCTACGGAGTCAAACTACTGCCCAAGGGATAACGTGAAAGCGGAGATACTCTCCATCGGCACCGAGATCCTCCTCGGCGAGATTACGGACACCAATGCCGCCTATCTTGCCGGACAATTACCTCTTCTGGGTATCGATCTCTACCGGGTCACCCAGGTCGGCGATAATCAAACGAGAATCGTCGAAGCCCTTCACCAGGCCTGGGATCGCTCTGACCTGATCATCGCCACCGGAGGACTCGGCCCTACCGAAGATGATCTGACGCGCGAGGCGATCGCCGAAATGCTCCACCAGGAGATGGCGGTTGATCCTGCTCTGGAGGATTGGCTGAAAGGGGTATTCCATCGGCTGGGACGCGAAATGCCGGCAAGGAATCTCAAGCAAGCTACTCTAATACCATCGGCACGAGCAATCCCTAACCCCACCGGTACCGCTCCCGGTTGGTGGGTAAGACAAGGCAGCAAGATGATCCTGGCCATGCCGGGCCCTCCGGGAGAGATGAAGCAGATGTGGGAGAAGGAAATCAAGCCTGAACTCCAGAAGCTCAGCTCAGCCATCATCTGCTCTCAGACACTCAAAATATGGGGGCTTGGAGAATCGAAGGTCGACGAAATGATCAGCCCTCTGCTCTCTTCAACCAATCCCACCATCGGCGTCTATGCCAAACTCACCGGCATCGAAGTGCGCGTGACAGCCAAAGCCTCCAGCCGGAAAGAGGCAGAAAAGATGATCGTCCCATTGGAAAAGAAAATCCGATCCATCCTTGGCGATCACATCTGGGGCACCGGCGACGAAATCCTGGAAAAAATGGTGGGCGACTTGCTCCGCAGGCGGGGGTTAACATTAGCAACGATGGAGTCATGCACCGGAGGACTACTGGCCAATCTGATCACCGATGTCCCGGGAAGCTCCGATTACTTCAAAGGAGGCTTGGTAGCCTATTCCAACGAGGCCAAAGTGGCTTTCGGGGTTGACCGGCAACTGATCATCCGATACGGAGCAGTCAGTTCAAACGTTGCTGAAGCAATGGCTGTGGCAGCGAAGACTCGTTTGGGCGCCAGCATCGGCATCGGAACAACGGGAGTGGCAGGACCGGATGAACTCGAGGGGAAGCCTGTGGGTACAGTCTACATCGGAATCACAGATGGAGAAATAACACGATCAATACACGTTGCTTTTCCACAGCACCGTCCAAGAATCAAACGCTATGCAGCCATGGGGGCCCTCTTTGCGCTGAGGCGCCTTTTGCTGGAGAAGACTCACAATTGATTGCGAACCATGTCAAGGAGTTTCTTCAA of the Dehalococcoidia bacterium genome contains:
- a CDS encoding competence/damage-inducible protein A is translated as MKAEILSIGTEILLGEITDTNAAYLAGQLPLLGIDLYRVTQVGDNQTRIVEALHQAWDRSDLIIATGGLGPTEDDLTREAIAEMLHQEMAVDPALEDWLKGVFHRLGREMPARNLKQATLIPSARAIPNPTGTAPGWWVRQGSKMILAMPGPPGEMKQMWEKEIKPELQKLSSAIICSQTLKIWGLGESKVDEMISPLLSSTNPTIGVYAKLTGIEVRVTAKASSRKEAEKMIVPLEKKIRSILGDHIWGTGDEILEKMVGDLLRRRGLTLATMESCTGGLLANLITDVPGSSDYFKGGLVAYSNEAKVAFGVDRQLIIRYGAVSSNVAEAMAVAAKTRLGASIGIGTTGVAGPDELEGKPVGTVYIGITDGEITRSIHVAFPQHRPRIKRYAAMGALFALRRLLLEKTHN